One window of the Streptomyces sp. NBC_00259 genome contains the following:
- a CDS encoding ATP-binding cassette domain-containing protein — protein sequence MSDTAIEAAGLGRRFRRTWALRGCSFRLPAGRICALVGPNGAGKSTLLTLAAGLLRPTEGGLRILGTDPASARERIAYVGQDKPLFPQLTVAETLRTGRELNPGHWDDAVAEEIVHAGGLDPAARVRTLSGGQRTRVALALALGKRPELLLLDEPMADLDPLGRHQLMGKLMADAADHGTTVVMSSHILSELENTCDYVLLVAHGRIRLAGDTDDLLAAHTLLTGPATADLTPHTVIESRTTGRQLTALIRRTEPGADVPSGWDAVEPTLEELLLAHLRSPDAPALLTPSADPTAGPTAGPTAGPTAEGAAV from the coding sequence ATGAGTGACACCGCCATCGAGGCGGCGGGCCTCGGCAGGAGATTCCGGCGCACCTGGGCACTGCGGGGCTGTTCCTTCCGGCTGCCCGCGGGACGGATCTGCGCCCTCGTCGGCCCCAACGGCGCGGGGAAATCCACCCTGCTGACACTCGCGGCGGGCCTGCTGCGGCCCACCGAGGGCGGCCTGCGGATCCTCGGCACCGACCCCGCGTCCGCGCGCGAGCGGATCGCCTACGTCGGCCAGGACAAGCCGCTCTTCCCCCAGCTCACGGTCGCCGAGACCCTGCGCACGGGCCGCGAACTCAATCCCGGCCACTGGGACGACGCCGTCGCCGAGGAGATCGTGCACGCAGGGGGACTCGACCCGGCCGCCCGCGTCCGCACGCTCTCCGGCGGCCAGCGCACGCGCGTGGCTCTCGCCCTCGCCCTCGGCAAACGCCCCGAACTGCTGCTCCTGGACGAGCCGATGGCCGACCTCGACCCGCTCGGCCGTCACCAGCTCATGGGCAAGCTGATGGCCGATGCCGCCGATCACGGGACCACCGTGGTGATGTCCTCGCACATCCTCTCCGAGCTGGAGAACACCTGCGACTACGTCCTGCTCGTCGCCCACGGCCGCATCCGGCTCGCCGGCGACACCGACGACCTGCTCGCCGCACACACCCTGCTGACGGGCCCGGCCACGGCCGATCTCACCCCGCACACGGTGATCGAGTCCCGCACGACGGGCCGTCAACTGACTGCGCTCATACGCAGGACCGAGCCGGGAGCGGACGTCCCGTCCGGATGGGACGCGGTGGAGCCGACCCTGGAGGAGCTGCTCCTGGCGCACCTGCGCTCCCCGGACGCACCGGCGCTGCTGACCCCGTCAGCCGACCCGACCGCCGGGCCGACCGCCGGCCCGACCGCCGGCCCGACCGCCGAGGGGGCTGCCGTATGA
- a CDS encoding ABC transporter permease, with product MTENTTLTYDRPSTGRGSRGIGLLKGPVRSVWLLHRRALLLFGAYLVLSAGSLVWLRFIAPGEELGPCGSLGSDLPPCGPPPLDSMFDFAGNLGAVAFAIAWLPLAVAFYAGAVLVGAELERGTAGLSWTQSVTPGRWLAAKLAVPAVLLLSGVTVLSLLYRWVRGAGAKALGDQWYFTDVFLALGPAVLAYCLFALAVGALAGLLVRRALPAGGLAFVVTAIVMLFADGRRDRLWPTADVVWRNSRGELPNSALQMENGLVVAGKRAERCWDPQVAMPPGCHSGSGIREWYAVLHPSSHFWPIQLVETGIVLALAAAATFAAFRVLRRLHA from the coding sequence ATGACAGAGAACACGACCCTCACGTACGACAGGCCGTCGACCGGCCGCGGAAGCCGCGGCATCGGCCTCCTCAAGGGGCCGGTCCGATCGGTGTGGCTGCTGCACCGCAGGGCGCTGCTGCTCTTCGGCGCCTACCTGGTGCTGTCCGCCGGCTCGCTGGTGTGGCTGCGCTTCATCGCGCCGGGAGAGGAGCTGGGCCCCTGCGGATCGCTCGGGTCGGACCTGCCGCCCTGCGGTCCGCCCCCGCTGGACTCGATGTTCGACTTCGCGGGGAACCTGGGCGCCGTCGCGTTCGCGATCGCGTGGCTGCCTCTGGCGGTGGCCTTCTACGCGGGGGCGGTGCTCGTCGGCGCGGAGCTGGAGCGCGGCACCGCGGGCCTCAGCTGGACACAGTCCGTCACCCCGGGCCGCTGGCTCGCCGCCAAACTGGCCGTCCCCGCCGTGCTGCTCCTCTCCGGCGTCACGGTCCTCTCGCTGCTGTACCGCTGGGTCCGCGGCGCCGGCGCGAAGGCACTGGGCGACCAGTGGTACTTCACCGACGTCTTCCTGGCACTGGGCCCGGCGGTCCTCGCGTACTGCCTGTTCGCTCTCGCCGTCGGCGCGCTCGCCGGACTGCTGGTGCGGCGCGCCCTGCCCGCCGGAGGGCTGGCCTTCGTCGTCACCGCGATCGTGATGCTGTTCGCCGACGGCCGGCGGGACCGGCTGTGGCCGACGGCGGACGTGGTGTGGAGGAATTCACGGGGCGAGCTCCCGAACAGCGCCTTGCAGATGGAGAACGGCCTGGTCGTCGCCGGAAAGCGGGCCGAGCGGTGCTGGGACCCGCAGGTGGCGATGCCGCCCGGCTGTCACTCCGGGTCCGGGATCCGGGAGTGGTACGCCGTCCTCCACCCGTCCTCCCACTTCTGGCCGATCCAGCTGGTCGAGACGGGCATCGTGCTCGCGCTGGCCGCCGCGGCGACGTTCGCGGCCTTCCGGGTCCTGCGCCGGCTGCACGCCTGA
- a CDS encoding RNA degradosome polyphosphate kinase: protein MSQQPAEVPVQHVQPSVGSIAAHRPHTVSAAVSDLEPDIDADLDAYEDETEGAELPQGRFLDRERSWLAFNERVLELAEDPATPLLERANFLAIFASNLDEFFMVRVAGLKRRIATGVATRSASGLQPREVLELIWNRSRELMARHAACYQQDVAPALADEGIHLIRWPELTEKEQARLFTLFRQQIFPVLTPLAVDPAHPFPYISGLSLNLAVVVRNPVSGHRHFARVKVPPLLSRFLEASPQRYVPLEDVIAAHLEELFPGMEVLAHHMFRVTRNEDLEVEEDDAENLLQALEKELLRRRFGPPVRLEVEESIDPYILDLLVRELKISESEVYPLPGPLDLTGLFGIVSQDRPELKYPKFVAGTHRDLAEVESASAPDIFAALRERDVLLHHPYDSFSTSVQAFLEQAAADPDVLAIKQTLYRTSGKSPIVDALIDAAESGKQVLVLVEIKARFDEQANIKWARKLEEAGCHVVYGLVGLKTHCKLSLVVRQEGETLRRYSHVGTGNYHPKTARLYEDLGLLTADPQVGADLSDLFNRLSGYSRRETYRRLLVAPKSLRDGLIARINKEVAHHHAGRPAYVRIKVNSMVDEAIIDALYRASQAGVPVDIWVRGICAIRPGVTGLSENIRVRSILGRFLEHSRVFAFGNGGEPEVWLGSADMMHRNLDRRIEALVRVTDPAHRTALTRLLETGMSDSTSSWHLGPDGEWTRHATDPDGQPLRHVQESLIDARRRRRAKP from the coding sequence ATGAGCCAGCAGCCCGCCGAGGTACCGGTCCAGCACGTCCAGCCGTCCGTAGGCTCCATCGCCGCGCACCGGCCCCACACGGTGTCCGCCGCGGTGTCCGACCTGGAGCCCGACATCGACGCCGACCTCGATGCGTACGAGGACGAGACGGAGGGGGCCGAGCTGCCCCAGGGCCGGTTCCTCGACCGTGAGCGCAGCTGGCTCGCCTTCAACGAGCGGGTGCTGGAGCTCGCCGAGGACCCCGCGACACCTCTGCTCGAACGGGCGAACTTCCTCGCGATCTTCGCCTCGAACCTGGACGAGTTCTTCATGGTCCGGGTGGCCGGACTGAAGCGCCGTATCGCGACCGGTGTCGCCACCCGGTCCGCCTCCGGACTGCAGCCTCGCGAGGTCCTGGAACTGATCTGGAACCGCTCGCGGGAACTCATGGCCCGGCACGCCGCCTGCTACCAGCAGGACGTCGCCCCGGCACTCGCCGACGAGGGCATCCACCTCATCCGCTGGCCCGAGCTCACGGAGAAGGAGCAGGCCCGCCTGTTCACCCTCTTCCGCCAGCAGATCTTCCCGGTCCTCACCCCGCTCGCCGTCGACCCGGCCCACCCCTTCCCGTACATCTCGGGCCTCTCGCTGAACCTCGCCGTGGTCGTCCGCAACCCGGTCAGCGGCCACCGCCACTTCGCCCGCGTCAAGGTCCCGCCGCTGCTCTCCCGCTTCCTGGAGGCCTCCCCGCAGCGTTACGTCCCGCTGGAGGACGTCATCGCGGCGCATCTGGAGGAGCTCTTCCCCGGCATGGAGGTGCTCGCGCACCACATGTTCCGGGTGACGAGGAACGAGGACCTCGAGGTCGAGGAGGACGACGCCGAGAACCTGCTCCAGGCCCTGGAGAAGGAGCTGCTGCGCCGCCGCTTCGGCCCGCCGGTGCGCCTGGAGGTCGAGGAGTCCATCGACCCGTACATCCTGGACCTGCTCGTCCGGGAGCTGAAGATCTCCGAGTCCGAGGTCTATCCGCTGCCCGGGCCGCTGGACCTGACCGGACTGTTCGGGATCGTCTCGCAGGACCGGCCCGAGCTGAAGTACCCGAAGTTCGTCGCCGGCACCCACCGCGACCTCGCCGAGGTCGAGTCGGCGTCCGCACCCGACATCTTCGCGGCGCTGCGCGAGCGGGACGTCCTGCTGCACCACCCGTACGACTCGTTCTCGACGTCCGTCCAGGCCTTCCTGGAGCAGGCCGCCGCCGACCCGGACGTCCTCGCGATCAAGCAGACGCTGTACCGGACCTCCGGCAAGTCCCCCATAGTCGACGCGCTGATCGACGCCGCCGAGTCCGGCAAGCAGGTCCTCGTCCTCGTCGAGATCAAGGCCCGTTTCGACGAGCAGGCCAACATCAAGTGGGCGCGCAAGCTGGAGGAGGCGGGCTGCCACGTCGTCTACGGACTGGTCGGCCTGAAGACCCACTGCAAGCTGTCCCTCGTGGTCCGCCAGGAGGGCGAGACCCTGCGCCGCTACTCCCACGTCGGCACCGGCAACTACCACCCGAAGACCGCCCGGCTGTACGAGGACCTCGGTCTGCTCACCGCGGACCCGCAGGTCGGCGCCGACCTCTCCGACCTGTTCAACCGGCTGTCCGGCTACTCGCGCCGCGAGACGTACCGCCGCCTGCTGGTCGCCCCGAAGTCGCTGCGGGACGGTCTGATAGCCCGGATCAACAAGGAAGTCGCCCACCACCACGCGGGCCGCCCCGCGTACGTGCGCATCAAGGTCAACTCGATGGTCGACGAAGCGATCATCGACGCCCTGTACCGCGCGTCGCAGGCCGGTGTGCCCGTGGACATCTGGGTCCGGGGCATCTGCGCGATCCGCCCCGGCGTCACGGGCCTCTCCGAGAACATCCGCGTCCGCTCCATCCTCGGCCGCTTCCTGGAGCACTCCCGGGTCTTCGCCTTCGGCAACGGAGGCGAGCCCGAAGTCTGGCTCGGCAGCGCCGACATGATGCACCGTAACCTCGACCGACGTATCGAGGCGCTCGTCCGGGTCACCGACCCGGCCCACCGCACGGCCCTGACCCGGCTGCTGGAAACCGGCATGTCCGACTCCACGTCGTCCTGGCACCTCGGCCCGGACGGGGAATGGACCCGGCACGCGACGGATCCGGACGGCCAGCCGCTGCGGCACGTACAGGAATCGCTCATTGACGCCCGGAGGCGCCGGCGTGCAAAGCCCTGA
- a CDS encoding CHAD domain-containing protein: protein MQSPDLPLVPRGAGADQVLAGYLQARAGDFLRSLRLHGESGADTAGAEDAARSLRRAARRIGGTLHTFRPLLDVAWADQLRTELAWLSGMLADEHACTARLARLLDALARLSGTKPVPAARAADDEAAAESSVPAGGALGPRTAGRGALTVGAARAGALLERQLTLGRTRAHSAALQALGSSRFHAVADAVALLASEVPLSATTTATTAAPGTALPALFAHADVAERRLLEAVTTLPLARAAHPYNAEALVHGLATASAGEAQDAPWHQVRHRLRLHRYAREVLCAGEGGTGPDPRLTAAGRTLDRHRDAAEAAAAAAAAARTPRIAPATAYALGVLHADQRHEVEAARFAFQRTWQDVPPGPEGPRGRQTVAAP from the coding sequence GTGCAAAGCCCTGACCTTCCCCTGGTGCCGCGGGGGGCCGGCGCCGACCAGGTCCTGGCCGGATATCTGCAGGCACGGGCCGGCGACTTCCTCCGCAGTCTGCGGCTGCACGGCGAGAGCGGTGCGGACACGGCGGGCGCGGAGGACGCGGCCCGTTCCCTGCGGCGGGCCGCCCGGCGCATCGGCGGCACCCTCCACACGTTCCGTCCCCTGCTGGACGTGGCCTGGGCGGACCAGCTCCGTACCGAACTCGCCTGGCTCTCCGGCATGCTCGCCGACGAGCACGCGTGCACGGCCCGGCTGGCCCGGCTGCTGGACGCGCTCGCCCGCCTCTCGGGTACGAAGCCGGTGCCCGCGGCGCGGGCCGCGGACGACGAGGCCGCTGCGGAGTCGTCTGTTCCGGCGGGCGGGGCCCTCGGTCCCCGGACGGCCGGACGCGGCGCCCTCACCGTCGGGGCGGCCCGGGCCGGAGCCCTGCTGGAGCGGCAGCTGACGCTCGGACGCACCCGGGCCCACTCCGCGGCGCTGCAGGCGCTCGGGTCCTCACGGTTCCACGCGGTCGCCGACGCCGTCGCGCTGCTGGCCTCCGAGGTGCCGCTCTCCGCGACCACCACCGCGACCACCGCCGCGCCCGGCACCGCGCTCCCGGCTCTGTTCGCGCACGCCGACGTCGCCGAGCGCAGGCTCCTGGAAGCGGTCACGACGCTGCCGCTGGCCCGCGCGGCACACCCGTACAACGCGGAAGCCCTGGTCCACGGCCTGGCCACCGCCTCCGCCGGGGAGGCGCAGGACGCCCCCTGGCACCAGGTGCGCCACCGGCTGCGGCTGCACCGCTACGCCAGGGAAGTGCTGTGCGCCGGCGAGGGCGGCACCGGCCCCGACCCCCGGCTCACCGCCGCGGGCCGCACCCTCGACCGGCACCGGGACGCCGCGGAAGCCGCCGCGGCGGCCGCGGCGGCGGCGCGTACGCCCCGTATCGCCCCGGCGACGGCGTACGCACTCGGGGTCCTCCACGCCGACCAGCGCCATGAGGTCGAGGCCGCCCGCTTCGCCTTCCAGCGGACCTGGCAGGACGTACCCCCCGGGCCGGAGGGCCCCAGAGGAAGACAGACGGTGGCCGCGCCATGA
- a CDS encoding NUDIX hydrolase yields MRTTGSGTVLAAGCVLWRRAPQVDDGIEICLVHRPRYDDWSHPKGKLKRDEDPLEGALREVLEETGHHGTPGPVLPTVHYLVDGRPKQVDYWAAEAASPGAFAAGSEVDRIVWLPPAAARGRLTEPRDRTLLDALMKALDRTH; encoded by the coding sequence ATGAGAACCACTGGAAGCGGCACCGTGCTCGCGGCCGGCTGCGTTCTGTGGCGCCGCGCCCCCCAGGTGGACGACGGCATCGAGATCTGCCTCGTCCACCGCCCCCGGTACGACGACTGGTCGCACCCGAAGGGCAAGCTCAAGCGCGACGAGGACCCGCTGGAGGGGGCCCTGCGCGAGGTCCTGGAGGAGACCGGTCACCACGGCACCCCGGGGCCGGTCCTGCCGACGGTCCACTACCTCGTCGACGGCCGGCCCAAGCAGGTCGACTACTGGGCGGCCGAGGCCGCCTCGCCCGGCGCGTTCGCCGCGGGCAGCGAGGTCGACCGGATCGTCTGGCTGCCGCCGGCCGCGGCCCGCGGCCGGCTCACCGAGCCGCGCGACCGGACCCTTCTCGACGCGCTGATGAAGGCGCTCGACAGGACGCACTGA
- the pstS gene encoding phosphate ABC transporter substrate-binding protein PstS has protein sequence MKLQRKNGLRATALGALVVSGALVLTACGSDDNSGSTGGSGEKTSAASNIKCDGAKGQLMASGSSAQKNAMDLWVKNYMAACTGVEINYKSSSSGEGIVAFNQGSVGFAGSDSALKPEEVEESKKICKTGQGINLPMVGGPIAIGYNLPGVDKLVLDAPTIAKIFSTKIKKWNDGAIAKLNPGVKLPDTAIQAFHRSEDSGTTQNLGKYLGKAAPNDWKFEAEKKWPAPGGQAAQGSSGVAAQVKQVPGAIGYFELSYAKSQSIPAVSIATGAAAPAEATSENASKAIAAAKIKGTGKDLALDLDYTTKADGAYPVVLVTYEVVCDTGNKADSLGTVKSFLTYTASDEGQKILTEAGYAPIPTEINAKVRETVNGLS, from the coding sequence GTGAAGCTTCAGCGCAAGAACGGGCTTCGCGCCACCGCGCTCGGTGCCCTCGTCGTCTCCGGCGCCCTGGTCCTCACGGCGTGCGGCTCGGACGACAACAGCGGAAGCACCGGCGGCTCCGGCGAGAAGACCAGCGCCGCGTCCAACATCAAGTGTGACGGTGCCAAGGGCCAGCTGATGGCGTCCGGCTCCAGCGCGCAGAAGAACGCCATGGACCTGTGGGTCAAGAACTACATGGCCGCGTGCACGGGCGTGGAGATCAACTACAAGTCCTCCTCCTCCGGCGAAGGCATCGTGGCCTTCAACCAGGGTTCGGTCGGCTTCGCCGGCTCGGACTCGGCGCTGAAGCCCGAAGAGGTCGAGGAGTCCAAGAAGATCTGCAAGACCGGCCAGGGCATCAACCTGCCGATGGTCGGTGGCCCGATCGCCATCGGTTACAACCTGCCGGGTGTGGACAAGCTCGTCCTGGACGCCCCCACCATCGCCAAGATCTTCAGCACGAAGATCAAGAAGTGGAACGACGGGGCGATCGCCAAGCTCAACCCGGGCGTCAAGCTCCCGGACACGGCGATCCAGGCCTTCCACCGCTCCGAGGACTCCGGCACCACGCAGAACCTCGGCAAGTACCTCGGCAAGGCCGCCCCGAACGACTGGAAGTTCGAGGCCGAGAAGAAGTGGCCGGCCCCCGGTGGCCAGGCCGCTCAGGGCTCCTCCGGTGTCGCGGCCCAGGTCAAGCAGGTCCCGGGCGCCATCGGCTACTTCGAGCTCTCCTACGCCAAGTCGCAGTCCATCCCGGCGGTCTCCATCGCCACCGGTGCCGCCGCCCCGGCGGAGGCCACGTCCGAGAACGCGTCCAAGGCCATCGCCGCCGCCAAGATCAAGGGCACCGGCAAGGACCTGGCGCTCGACCTCGACTACACCACCAAGGCCGACGGTGCCTACCCGGTCGTCCTGGTGACCTACGAGGTCGTCTGCGACACGGGCAACAAGGCCGACAGCCTGGGCACGGTCAAGTCCTTCCTGACCTACACCGCCTCCGACGAGGGTCAGAAGATCCTCACCGAGGCCGGCTACGCCCCGATCCCGACCGAGATCAACGCCAAGGTCCGCGAGACGGTCAACGGCCTCTCGTAA